The following proteins are encoded in a genomic region of Methylobacterium tardum:
- the glnA gene encoding type I glutamate--ammonia ligase — protein MTTAAEVLKTIRDNDVRYVDFRFTDPRGKWQHVTFDVSLIGEEIFGEGTMFDGSSIAGWKAINESDMLLMPDPVTATLDPFFSAATMSIVCDVLEPATGEPYGRDPRGTAKRAEAYLQQTGIGDTIYVGPEAEFFVFDDVKFGADPYRTGFELDSTELPTNGFTDYEGGNLGHRVQTKGGYFPVPPQDSAQDMRGEMLAAMQSMGVKVEKHHHEVASAQHELGMKFDTLTLLADHMQIYKYCIHNVAQSYGKSATFMPKPVYGDNGSGMHVHQSIWKDGKPVFAGDKYAGLSQECLWYIGGIIKHAKALNAFTNPSTNSYKRLVPGYEAPVLLAYSARNRSASCRIPWTKSPKAKRVEVRFPDPMANPYLAFSALLMAGLDGIRNKIDPGPAMDKDLYELPPRELKKIPTVCGSLREALASLDKDRAFLKEGGVFSDDQIDSFIELKMTEVLRYEMTPHPIEFVQYYSL, from the coding sequence ATGACCACTGCGGCCGAGGTGCTGAAGACGATCCGGGACAACGACGTGCGTTACGTGGACTTCCGGTTCACCGACCCGCGCGGCAAGTGGCAGCATGTCACGTTCGACGTGTCGCTCATCGGCGAGGAGATCTTCGGCGAGGGCACGATGTTCGACGGCTCGTCGATCGCCGGCTGGAAGGCGATCAACGAATCCGACATGCTGCTGATGCCGGATCCGGTGACCGCCACGCTGGACCCGTTCTTCTCGGCCGCGACCATGTCGATCGTCTGCGACGTGCTGGAGCCGGCCACCGGTGAGCCCTACGGCCGCGACCCGCGCGGCACCGCCAAGCGCGCCGAGGCCTATCTGCAGCAGACCGGCATCGGCGACACGATCTATGTCGGCCCCGAGGCCGAGTTCTTCGTGTTCGACGACGTGAAGTTCGGCGCCGACCCGTACCGCACCGGCTTCGAGCTCGACTCCACCGAGCTGCCGACCAACGGCTTCACCGATTACGAGGGCGGCAATCTCGGCCACCGGGTCCAGACCAAGGGCGGCTACTTCCCGGTCCCGCCGCAGGATTCGGCGCAGGACATGCGCGGCGAGATGCTCGCGGCCATGCAGTCCATGGGCGTGAAGGTCGAGAAGCATCACCACGAGGTGGCCTCGGCCCAGCACGAGCTCGGCATGAAGTTCGACACGCTGACCCTGCTCGCCGACCACATGCAGATCTACAAGTACTGCATCCACAACGTCGCGCAGAGCTACGGCAAGTCGGCGACCTTCATGCCCAAGCCCGTCTACGGCGACAACGGCTCGGGCATGCACGTCCACCAGTCGATCTGGAAGGACGGCAAGCCGGTCTTCGCGGGCGACAAGTACGCCGGCCTCTCCCAGGAGTGCCTGTGGTACATCGGCGGCATCATCAAGCACGCCAAGGCGCTGAACGCCTTCACCAACCCGTCGACCAACTCGTACAAGCGCCTAGTGCCGGGCTACGAGGCGCCGGTGCTGCTGGCCTACTCGGCGCGCAACCGCTCGGCCTCCTGCCGCATCCCGTGGACCAAGAGCCCGAAGGCCAAGCGCGTCGAGGTCCGCTTCCCCGACCCGATGGCGAACCCCTACCTCGCCTTCTCGGCGCTGCTGATGGCCGGCCTCGACGGTATCCGCAACAAGATCGACCCGGGCCCGGCCATGGACAAGGACCTGTACGAGCTGCCGCCGCGGGAGCTGAAGAAGATCCCGACCGTGTGCGGATCCCTCCGCGAAGCGCTCGCCAGCCTCGACAAGGACCGGGCCTTCCTCAAGGAGGGTGGCGTGTTCTCGGACGACCAGATCGACTCGTTCATCGAGCTGAAGATGACCGAGGTGCTGCGCTACGAGATGACGCCGCACCCGATCGAGTTCGTGCAGTACTACTCGCTGTGA
- a CDS encoding RNase A-like domain-containing protein, with amino-acid sequence MKEIFVARMQWQLVALSVEVKLLRLGLVLYAYNPGQPRVPAGQPDGGQWTNEGGIGEVAVGNDAHFILVGSDDQKYRVDLKAEEGRGGHTLGKHVGKSDDELFERLRKSQSRSWIVDGGMKRDGSFDSIESANDLVNQTLKSNKEAVDRVASGLDDRKFITRSFDYKTGREAYSTDDGVVYMRNTRSVGIESRHDPTSPRGFRIRTAYPLTEGD; translated from the coding sequence TTGAAAGAGATCTTCGTCGCCCGGATGCAGTGGCAACTCGTAGCCCTTAGCGTAGAGGTAAAGCTACTTCGACTCGGACTCGTACTCTACGCCTACAATCCCGGCCAACCACGCGTGCCGGCTGGCCAACCAGACGGTGGTCAGTGGACAAATGAGGGCGGCATTGGAGAAGTTGCAGTCGGCAACGATGCGCATTTTATCCTCGTCGGCAGTGACGATCAGAAGTACAGAGTCGATCTGAAAGCTGAGGAAGGTCGAGGTGGGCACACTCTCGGGAAGCACGTCGGCAAATCCGACGACGAATTGTTCGAACGCTTGCGAAAATCTCAGTCGCGTTCTTGGATTGTCGATGGAGGAATGAAGAGAGATGGGAGCTTTGATTCTATCGAATCGGCCAACGATCTGGTGAATCAGACCCTCAAGTCCAACAAAGAGGCCGTTGATCGCGTCGCATCGGGCTTAGATGATCGCAAATTTATTACTAGATCGTTCGATTATAAAACTGGAAGGGAGGCCTACAGCACAGACGATGGCGTCGTCTACATGCGCAACACACGCAGTGTCGGCATCGAATCAAGACATGATCCCACCTCTCCGCGAGGGTTCCGCATACGAACCGCCTATCCTTTAACGGAGGGAGACTGA
- a CDS encoding VOC family protein, with protein sequence MLTLDHLAVVAPDLAEGVAHVRDCLGLTMPEGGRHWEMGTRNHLLRLGDATFLEVIAVDPEAPVPTRARWFGLGDAAQVRADWDSGRRLRGFVARTDDLDGVLAAHDALLGQAATMTRGALAWRFGVRPDGAWPADGAVPYVMDWGPHGNPAASMPDLGARLEAIVLTHPEPDGVAALHAALGLADPPKLVKGPGPRWSARITTPSGARILT encoded by the coding sequence ATGCTCACCCTCGACCACCTCGCCGTCGTCGCGCCGGATCTTGCGGAAGGCGTCGCGCATGTCCGCGACTGCCTCGGCCTCACCATGCCGGAGGGCGGTCGCCATTGGGAGATGGGCACCCGCAACCACCTGCTGCGCCTCGGCGACGCGACGTTCCTGGAGGTGATCGCCGTCGATCCGGAGGCACCCGTCCCGACCCGTGCCCGCTGGTTCGGCCTCGGCGACGCCGCGCAGGTGCGGGCGGACTGGGATTCGGGCCGGCGGCTGCGCGGGTTCGTCGCCCGCACCGACGACCTCGACGGCGTGCTCGCCGCCCATGACGCCCTGCTCGGGCAGGCGGCCACGATGACCCGCGGCGCCCTGGCGTGGCGCTTCGGCGTGCGTCCGGACGGGGCCTGGCCGGCGGACGGTGCCGTGCCGTACGTGATGGATTGGGGGCCGCACGGGAACCCTGCCGCGTCGATGCCGGATCTCGGCGCCCGCCTCGAAGCCATCGTCCTGACGCATCCGGAGCCGGACGGCGTGGCGGCGCTTCACGCCGCGCTCGGCCTCGCCGATCCTCCGAAGCTCGTGAAAGGCCCCGGCCCGCGCTGGAGCGCACGGATCACGACGCCCTCCGGCGCCCGGATCCTGACCTGA
- a CDS encoding ribonuclease D: protein MPSPTVRLHRGDLPATYDAGRAVAIDTETLGLNPHRDRLCVVQISTGDGTADVVQIPQAGPEPVVLKRVLADPDVLKIFHFARFDVAVLYKAFGVMPQPVYCTKIASKLARTYTDRHGLKDVVRELVGVDLSKQQQSSDWGAENLSQAQLDYAASDVLHLHAAREKLDAMLAREGRTDLAASCFAFLPTRARLDLDGWPETDIFAHT, encoded by the coding sequence ATGCCGAGCCCCACCGTACGCCTCCATCGCGGCGACCTGCCCGCCACCTACGACGCGGGCCGCGCGGTCGCCATCGACACCGAGACGCTCGGGCTCAATCCGCACCGCGACCGGCTCTGCGTGGTGCAGATCTCCACGGGCGACGGCACCGCCGACGTCGTGCAGATCCCGCAAGCCGGCCCGGAGCCGGTCGTGCTCAAGCGCGTCCTGGCGGATCCGGACGTGCTGAAGATCTTCCACTTCGCCCGGTTCGACGTTGCGGTCCTGTACAAGGCCTTCGGGGTGATGCCGCAGCCGGTCTACTGCACCAAGATCGCCTCGAAACTCGCCCGCACCTACACCGACCGGCACGGGCTCAAGGATGTGGTCCGCGAACTCGTCGGCGTCGATCTGTCCAAACAGCAGCAATCCTCCGACTGGGGCGCCGAGAACCTGTCTCAGGCGCAGCTCGACTACGCGGCCTCCGACGTGCTCCACCTCCACGCCGCCCGCGAGAAGCTCGACGCGATGCTGGCTCGCGAGGGCCGGACCGACCTCGCCGCTTCCTGCTTCGCCTTTCTGCCGACCCGGGCGCGCCTCGACCTCGACGGCTGGCCCGAGACCGACATCTTCGCGCACACGTGA
- a CDS encoding cupin domain-containing protein yields the protein MTAAEVIAMLGLKPHPEGGHYRETFRDPRTVDGRSVGTAIYFLLDLGEVSAWHRVDAAEIWHWHAGAPLVITTSPNGHDAAAQHLGPDLAAGQRPQCVVPAGHWQTATSLGAWTLVGCTVSPGFDFAGFEMAAPDWRPTPRA from the coding sequence ATGACGGCAGCCGAGGTGATCGCGATGCTCGGGCTGAAGCCCCATCCCGAAGGCGGCCACTACCGCGAGACCTTTCGCGATCCGAGGACCGTGGACGGCCGTTCCGTCGGAACCGCGATCTATTTCCTGCTCGATCTCGGCGAGGTTTCGGCCTGGCACCGGGTGGACGCCGCCGAGATCTGGCACTGGCATGCCGGCGCGCCGCTGGTGATCACCACGAGCCCCAACGGCCATGACGCCGCCGCGCAACATCTCGGGCCGGATCTCGCCGCCGGGCAGCGACCGCAATGCGTGGTGCCCGCCGGCCATTGGCAGACGGCCACCAGCCTTGGGGCCTGGACGCTCGTGGGCTGCACGGTCTCACCGGGCTTCGACTTCGCGGGCTTCGAGATGGCCGCGCCCGACTGGCGGCCGACGCCGCGCGCATAG
- a CDS encoding alpha/beta fold hydrolase, with protein sequence MDTLPGPGRPASDAPRDPRVVPRRIVQLSEDRTIAYAETGRGPDLVAIHGTLMCLEDMWLGPVPALAEHFRVIAVDRPGHGFSLRPRGRAGDLWDQAARIRDAVQRLDVHRPVIVGHSFGAAVALAYGMLHPEEIAVVVAVAPICFPEPRLEHVLFGPRALPFGGDLLSKLLSAGSDKALLPLLWNAMFFPKAMPDTFARRFPFDLAARPAQITAEGEDAGWLWPALTRSVLSYPTARAPVRFVCGSADLVVNTFVHGRRAAGLMPSATFQLLPAAGHMLHHFHADAVVRAALSLRPAA encoded by the coding sequence GTGGACACTCTGCCCGGTCCGGGCCGACCTGCGTCGGACGCGCCACGCGACCCGCGGGTCGTCCCGCGCCGGATCGTTCAGCTCTCCGAAGACCGAACCATCGCCTACGCGGAAACCGGGCGCGGCCCTGATCTCGTGGCGATCCACGGCACGCTGATGTGCCTGGAGGACATGTGGCTCGGGCCGGTGCCGGCGCTGGCGGAGCACTTCCGCGTGATCGCGGTCGATCGCCCGGGCCACGGCTTCAGCCTGCGCCCCCGCGGACGCGCGGGTGATCTCTGGGATCAGGCCGCCCGGATCCGGGACGCGGTGCAGCGCCTGGATGTGCACCGTCCGGTGATCGTCGGTCACTCGTTCGGCGCGGCGGTCGCGCTCGCCTACGGAATGCTTCACCCGGAGGAGATTGCCGTCGTCGTCGCCGTCGCACCGATCTGCTTCCCCGAGCCCCGCCTGGAGCACGTGCTGTTCGGCCCCCGGGCGCTGCCGTTCGGCGGCGATCTCCTGTCCAAACTCCTGAGCGCCGGAAGCGACAAGGCGCTGCTTCCGCTGCTCTGGAACGCGATGTTCTTCCCCAAGGCGATGCCGGACACGTTCGCCCGCCGCTTCCCCTTCGACCTCGCCGCGCGGCCCGCGCAGATCACCGCCGAGGGCGAGGATGCCGGATGGCTCTGGCCGGCGCTCACGCGCAGCGTTCTATCCTACCCGACCGCGCGCGCACCGGTGCGTTTCGTGTGCGGCAGCGCCGATCTCGTCGTGAACACGTTCGTCCACGGGCGGCGCGCCGCCGGCCTCATGCCGTCGGCCACGTTCCAGCTCCTGCCAGCAGCCGGCCACATGCTGCACCATTTTCACGCCGACGCGGTGGTGCGTGCGGCGTTGTCCCTGCGTCCTGCGGCGTAG
- a CDS encoding SDR family oxidoreductase — MKHKPLREQVIVITGASSGIGLATARMAAERGARVVMAARSGDALARIRAEIEGIGGKAIDVVADVGRRADVQAVADRAEATFGGFDTWVNVAGGSIYGRLREISDADHERLVQTNFWGTVYGSLVATEHLRQHGGALINVGSIASDLAFPFQGMYAASKHAVKGFTDALRMELMYEKAPVSVTLIKPASIDTPLPQRARNYMDREPSLPPPIYPPEEVANAILHAAVHPQRDIFVGGAGKAFTAGKEFAPGAYDYLAPAIIALQKRASAPRNPDGALHAPVAAGEMRGDPPLPVMRTSAYTRATLHPLAAAAGLVGIGAATALAVLSNAPGRRRPL, encoded by the coding sequence ATGAAGCACAAGCCGCTCCGCGAGCAGGTCATCGTGATCACCGGCGCATCGTCGGGCATCGGGCTGGCCACGGCGCGGATGGCGGCCGAACGCGGCGCCCGCGTCGTCATGGCGGCGCGCAGCGGCGACGCCTTGGCGCGCATCCGGGCCGAGATCGAGGGGATCGGCGGCAAGGCGATCGACGTGGTCGCCGATGTCGGCCGCCGGGCGGACGTCCAGGCCGTCGCCGATCGCGCGGAGGCGACGTTCGGCGGCTTCGACACCTGGGTGAACGTCGCCGGCGGCTCGATCTACGGCCGGCTGCGCGAGATCAGCGACGCCGACCATGAGCGGCTGGTCCAGACCAACTTCTGGGGCACGGTCTACGGGTCGCTGGTGGCGACCGAGCACCTGCGCCAGCATGGCGGCGCGCTCATCAACGTCGGCAGCATCGCGTCGGACCTCGCCTTCCCGTTCCAGGGAATGTACGCGGCCTCGAAGCACGCGGTGAAGGGCTTCACCGACGCGTTGCGCATGGAGCTGATGTACGAGAAGGCGCCGGTCTCGGTCACCCTGATCAAGCCGGCCTCGATCGATACCCCCCTGCCCCAGCGCGCGCGCAACTACATGGACCGCGAGCCGAGCCTGCCGCCGCCGATCTACCCGCCCGAAGAGGTCGCAAACGCCATCTTGCACGCGGCGGTGCACCCGCAGCGCGACATCTTCGTGGGCGGCGCCGGCAAGGCCTTCACGGCCGGCAAGGAGTTCGCGCCCGGCGCCTACGACTATCTCGCCCCGGCGATCATCGCGCTCCAGAAGCGCGCGAGCGCTCCCCGCAATCCGGATGGGGCCCTGCACGCGCCGGTGGCGGCGGGCGAGATGCGCGGCGACCCGCCGCTCCCCGTCATGCGGACCAGCGCGTACACCCGGGCGACGCTGCACCCGCTCGCAGCGGCGGCAGGCCTTGTCGGCATCGGTGCGGCCACCGCACTGGCGGTTCTCAGCAACGCGCCCGGTCGCCGTCGGCCTCTGTAG